The following coding sequences lie in one Phalacrocorax carbo chromosome 3, bPhaCar2.1, whole genome shotgun sequence genomic window:
- the LRRN4 gene encoding leucine-rich repeat neuronal protein 4: MFSRLLVLSLLVGNAALGSVSRAEPAASRDITTFFQLAQEDSWETINLTSMSCENRKNRTWITLQLTNSSLTAFPVCLPEALETLDLSNNLLEEVNGTEIANLPRLRTLSLRQNHLQAVRWGSEALSSLLFLDLSFNKLLSVPSCHSSALPNLRWLSLAGNPLIEIQPLAFSCYPQLQFLNLSATLLGQDDSRGIRESAFAISTSPSEAMNMPGNTITMLDLSGTFLEKIQPEWTRDLPNLRSLHLTKMTRLRNLDTDFFKSMPGLRELNCQDSRSLGFVKTEMFDSAPHLSHLSFENCNLSSFNPWNTNSSGNIIINLYGNPLLCDCQLSWLLSKPKKVVLQKAWETFCNTSQEDWGRPSTSLSLPELYDKCQSKRNVMLPDSNTPSPEHHAFSLTSYDAATEVATTDSALLTKDIYTSSLIQRNVMSTTAANPTELMFTNTNGSSQKEEAVSESMSHPPSLASITTSPGFLKELYSDSLDYGSTSPTETEQLKRELRTTDATVPQEGPFSQPTSDYSTRATGTPDATDHYIHSFATHTGESTLQTSLPRLNSTGTSARPEPASTRSLIQYIDDYDYDEQSTKTPVQLAYIPCDYNPCRHLQKPCSELQSASLCLCPGVSREDEVPDPPRLREVSEVTDSSAQIHWCAPNSIVHTYELMLRAQGNEDRQVILDNIYSTARQYTLYNLLPYTTYHICVTASNKAGSSQTANQNTPGNSCTRFKTKPSYKSVFAALSAASGLFLISTIILSICLCKACKKPQSEQYGTHLVSYKNPAFDYPLKLQTTN, encoded by the exons ATGTTTTCACGCTTGCTCGTCCTCTCTCTGCTGGTGGGGAACGCAGCCTTGGGCTCGGtgagcagagcagagcctgcAGCATCCAGGGACATCACCACCTTTTTCCAGCTGGCTCAGGAAGACTCCTGGGAGACCATTAATCTCACCAGCATGTCCTGTGAGAATCGGAAGAACAGGACCTGGATCACCCTGCAGCTGACCAACAGCAGCCTGACAGCTTTCCCCGTCTGCCTTCCGGAGGCCCTGGAGACCTTGGATCTCAGCAACAACCTCTTAGAAGAGGTGAACGGCACGGAGATAGCAAACCTCCCACGGCTGCGCACCCTCTCGCTGAGGCAGAACCATCTCCAAGCAGTTAGATGGGGATCTGAAGCCCTCAGCAGTCTCCTCTTCCTGGACTTAAGCTTTAATAAACTGTTGTCTGTGCCATCATGCCACAGCTCTGCCTTGCCTAACTTACGGTGGTTGTCCCTGGCTGGAAACCCACTGATTGAAATCCAGCCACTGGCTTTTTCCTGTTACCCTCAGCTACAGTTTCTGAACCTCTCTGCCACACTGCTCGGGCAGGATGACAGCAGAGGAATTAGGGAATCTGCTTTTGCCATCAGCACATCTCCCAGTGAGGCCATGAACATGCCTGGAAACACCATCACCATGCTTGATCTGAGCGGGACCTTTCTTGAGAAAA ttCAACCAGAGTGGACCAGAGACTTGCCCAATCTCAGATCACTTCACCTGACAAAGATGACACGATTAAGAAACCTCGATACTGACTTCTTCAAGTCCATGCCTGGTCTCCGAGAGCTGAATTGTCAAGACTCCCGCTCACTGGGTTTTGTGAAGACAGAGATGTTTGACAGCGCTCCTCATCTGAGCCATCTCTCGTTTGAGAA CTGTAACCTGAGTTCCTTTAATCCTTGGAATACCAATTCATCGGGTAACATCATCATCAACTTGTACGGAAATCCCCTGTTATGCGActgccagctctcctggctgctctccAAGCCCAAGAAAGTTGTGCTGCAAAA GGCTTGGGAGACCTTTTGCAACACATCCCAGGAAGATTGGGGCAGACCTTCAACATCTCTTTCACTGCCAGAGCTCTATGATAAATGCCAGTCCAAGAGAAACGTTATGCTGCCTGATTCAAACACACCCTCTCCTGAACACCATGCTTTCAGCCTTACCAGTTACGATGCTGCTACTGAAGTAGCAACAACAGACTCTGCTCTGCTAACCAAAGACATTTATACCAGCTCTCTTATTCAGAGGAATGTAATGAGCACAACTGCAGCCAACCCAACTGAGCTGATGTTCACAAACACCAACGGTTCCTCCCAAAAGGAAGAGGCAGTTTCCGAATCCATGAGCCACCCCCCTTCCTTGGCATCCATAACCACCTCCCCAGGTTTTCTCAAAGAGCTCTACAGTGACTCCTTGGATTATGGCTCCACAAGTCCAACTGAAACGGAGCAGCTAAAGAGAGAGCTCAGAACGACCGATGCGACCGTTCCCCAGGAAGGCCCATTCAGCCAGCCCACTAGTGATTATTCTACTAGAGCAACAGGAACCCCCGATGCCACTGACCATTATATCCACTCCTTTGCCACTCACACTGGGGAAAGTACACTGCAAACGAGCCTACCACGGCTGAACTCCACGGGGACCAGTGCTCGGCCAGAGCCTGCATCCACCAGATCACTGATACAGTATATAGATGACTATGATTACGATGAACAGTCGACTAAAACCCCAGTGCAACTGGCTTACATCCCCTGTGACTACAACCCTTGCAGACACCTGCAGAAGCCATGCAGTGAACTTCAGAGTGCATCCCTATGTTTATGTCCCGGCGTGTCAAGGGAAGATGAGGTTCCAGATCCACCAAGGCTCAGAGAGGTGTCTGAAGTGACAGACAGCTCTGCACAGATACACTGGTGTGCCCCAAATTCCATTGTTCACACCTATGAGCTGATGCTTCGTGCCCAAGGCAATGAAGACAGACAGGTTATCCTGGACAATATTTATTCCACAGCAAGGCAGTATACTCTGTATAATCTATTGCCATACACCACCTACCACATTTGTGTGACTGCTTCGAACAAAGCAGGGTCAAGCCAGACAGCAAATCAGAACACTCCAGGTAATTCGTGCActagatttaaaacaaaacccagctaCAAGTCTGTCTTTGCTGCTCTGTCTGCAGCAAGTGGACTCTTTCTCATTTCCACAATTATTTTGTCCATATGTCTGTGTAAGGCATGTAAAAAGCCTCAGAGTGAACAATATGGTACACATTTAGTGTCTTATAAGAACCCAGCATTTGATTATCCGTTAAAACTACAAACCACTAATTAG